The nucleotide window ATCAATCCAGACTCACCAGACACGTTATAAACCTAAATATActtgatttatttgaaattaattgaaagtgtactgtagtagtagtagtaatagaaTATGTTTGTGATCGTAATGATGACAGTAGCACGCAAAAAAAATAGTAGCTGTTCCATGCTCTGGCGGTTAGCGCTCACACTACATGTGCACCGCACCTGAGCCCAACTGAACCGTGCCCTGTCCCACCTCTTCCAACCCAGCCAGGGACAACTAAATGTACCGTGCTTGTGCCAGGCTTTGGGGGTCAAACATGCTCAGGCACAGTTCAGATCATCAACCTAATGCCAAGTTCATACTGACCAATTTTTGCCCCGATTTTCACTTGCCAACAGGTTTTGCAAAATCACAGACAAATGCCCAAATTTGGAGGCAAATCAGTGCTTGTGGACGCCAGTGACAATCACGCAGTGTGAATTATCAAAGATGCGATCTGAGAGAATTGTCAACAGCTGTAAAATTTGGAATGCTAAATATATGGACCTGTTGGCGATTCAAAATCCTGCTGTGTGAAATGAGTTCAAGATACAGGGCAGTGGGAAGTTGGAGGAGGAGTTATATGAAACGTAGTTTGCAGACCAGACAGAGTTGTCGGCGATTCTTTCTACTGTAAAGTCATGCAGTGTGTAACCTCCTGTCGACAATCCATCATGCAATGTGAACCCAGCAACAACTGAATGCTACCCCAGATAGTCGTGTAGTGTGAAAACAATGGTGATCCAATGACTTTGAAAATCATGCAGTGTGAACTTGGCATTAGTCTGGGCTCTGACAAGGCCATGCAAGGACATTCACATTTTTCTCCTTCAACCACTGTGTGGTCAGTTTTGTTGTGTGctttgggtcattgtcatgtTGAAAGGTAAACCTTCTTCCCATTAACAACTTTCTGGCAGAGGGCAGCATATTTTTCATCAAGAATTTGACAGTATTTTGCCCCATCCATTGTCCCACTATCCTGACAAGCGCTCCAGTCTCTGCTGTAGAGAAACACCCCATAACAGGATATTACCACCGCCATTTTTTCCTGTAGGAATGGAATTATTTGGATGGGGAGATGTATTGGATTTCCACCAGACATATCGTTTGGTGTTGAGGCCaaataattcagttttagtCTAATCTGACCATAACACCTTTTTCCATGTGGCCTTAGAATCTTCAAGGCATATTTGGGCAAAGCTCAGTCGTGACTGGATGAGGCCTTTCTTGAGGAGTGTCTTTTTTACATACAAGCCTCATTTGTGGAGAATTCGTGATATTGTTGTCACATGCACACAATGACCACGGCTTTGTCATAAATTCCTGCAACTGCTTCAGAGTTGCTGTAGGCCTCTTGGTAGCCTTTCTGACCAGTCTCCTCCTTGCTCTTTCATCCAGTTTGGAGCAACGTCCTGATCCAGGGAGGGTTTGTGTTGTACCAAATACCTTCCACTTCTTAAAAACAGACTTCACTGTGCTTCTACGCACTGATAAAGcctttgaatttttttgtatCCATCTCCTGACCTGTGTCTGTTCACAGCTTTATCCCAGAGATCTTTTCACAGTGCCTTCCCACCCATAGTTAATTGTTTGCTTCAGTTAAGGACTGAAATGCTCCAGGTAAACTGTTTTCATACTGAGCTAATAAAAACAACCACAGCTGAAAGTCAAACGGCTTTGTCTGCCATTGAGAAGGTGATAAACTAAACCTGATTGAGTTTACAACTCATTTTTAGGAGGGGGTGATCCTTTTTCCAACTcaatcattcttttttttttttttttttttttctgacatgtTGGTGTTATATCTTTCACTTGGATGTTATAAGTTGCACTGAGTAAATACAGCTTGAGAAAACCAAAAGTGTGTCTGTCTTAATTTTTGGGCTGCAAAGcaacaaaatgttattattttaaaagggggtgattcttttcttttctgttcgACTTAATTTGGTGCTGCGCAGACCAATCGGTGTACAACATCAAAGTACCCATTCACTGATCGGTCTGTTCAGTGCtgctttaaaggagaaaaaacttcagtttagttttgattatcatgtccaTCACGCTGAAATCATGTGTtctaaaccatattagtttagtttaaacttctgatatagggttttctgagcacacacatcTAAAGCACGCTCACAGAAAGCGGCTATCAtatggcatgtgagtactaaactaagttgtGTTTAATATCTTACTGCTTAAactgttaaatacacacaaatttattttaaaaacacacaggagttactTCACAGACAGTTATGtatgtgaaggtaaacagctgggaaagaaacaCGGAAATCAATAAATCGTTCCAGGTTCCGAGGGAACCAGATTCTGCGTCCgaaaacgctttgggaacgcctaCAGCGAGACGACGCTCTGAACACGTGTAATCTGGCCAATCGATGGGTGAGATGTCACGGGCGGGTGATGTAAgtgaccaggaagcataaaagcctGTGCGGCGGAGCCGGCGTCAGCTTCGGGGGAATGTAGCGAGCACTCGGAGGGACCCTCGAGGATcccatacgtaacctgggacgttcccaTACAGAAACTCAGGAACGAAatgcccacgccaccagactTCCAAATACCTGCCTAGGGAACAGCTAGGGCAGGAGGACAGAAGAGCCCGGAGTGACTCGGACATCTAAGTTATAAAACCTAACAAAGGTGaggggcgtggaccatcccgcagcattATAGATGTCCTGAATGGGGACACCTGTCAGAAGTGCCTTGGAGGCTGCCATAGCACGGGTAGAATGAGCCTTGACCCCCTAAGGTGAGGGGAAATCAGAGGATTCGTACAGGTAAGTAGAAGAAATGGCATCCACAATCCACCTGCTGAGGGTCTGCTTAGAGGCAGAAAGACCCCTTTTAGGGGGACCATAGCATATGAGTAGTTGGTCCACCTTACAccacagggcagctctgtggacgtaTGCGTCCAGAGCTCGAATTGGACACATACAATTAAGTTTCCGCTGGTCTGGCTCCCTgaagggaggaggacagaaaGCCTGAAGAACGACCGGCTGTGGTGCGGCAGTAGGGACCTTGGGAACATATCCCGCTTTAGGGTAAAGAAATGCTTTAGCCATGCCATGAGCAAAGTCTAAATATGAAGGGGCCACCGAAAGGGCCTGCAGGTCCCCAACCCACTTGAGGGAAGTTGGTGCTAAGAGCAAAGCAGTCACagagaggggcgtggtaggccaaaaaactgagtttttttatacataattttaagttaaattttatttcaagtaacaaaaatatttttttatggttttaattttaacatcatttttagttttaattaatagtaataaccTTAATTCttgctaaaataataatcatttcttttaaaaatcactCGTATTGTGTGAATAGGAAAAATGTTGACAttgggaaggaaaaaaaaaatcaaaaatcaaaattgttaCCTATGATTGAGAGAATTGTTCCCGCCATGATAAATGCATAGAGTGTACTCATGATTGCTGCAACTGTAATCTGTGTGTCAGATTTCAATTTGAAGCACAAGATGAGGTAGATAGTAGGGGGCGCTATGGCCAAAACGAGGGCTACATTTTTATCCATCTTAAAGATGAACACAAAGCTTCctgcaagaaaaacaaaaacactttattagAAATTTTGGACAAATGATAGTCTCTCTTTTGGCATTTTGCAAAAACAGGACAATAAATCTAGTGAACGCTgttctttaaacttttttttttgtgcaaaactgTACCCGATATCATGAGACAGACAGTGGCAGGGCCCAGGATGGAAGCTGCCATGCTGATAATCTGGTACAAGATGTAAGGTTTTGAGATAGAGCTGTTCTTCTGAGAGGTCAGTTCTCCTGAGCCCAAGAGGTCGATGGTGTTGGCCATGGTAGAGGGTCCCCAGCGTCTGCGCTGATTGTAGAACTCTTTAAAATCCTGTGGAGCGTTGGTGTAGGCATCAGACGCTGCATTGTACTCCACCCTCCACCCCTGCTGCAGCATCAGAGTGCACAACCAGCGGTCCTCACCTGACATTAGACCAAACAGAGAGTGAATTACTTCAGTCTAGGTTGAACTGATATTATTTGTCAGTGGTTCTGCTTCAAGCAGACCTTGATCATACTGGACGTGGTGGCTGGCTTCAGTGGCTTTGGTTGTGTATCTCTTCATGACGTTGTCGTCCATGAGTGCAGCTCCTCTGAAAAGACTGAAACATCCAGGGCTGCACAGTACACAGCCGAACACGTGCTCTGCAGTCTTTTGTAGCCAGTGGCCTACCGCATATTCAAACTTCTGATACCACACCATGGGCCCTTCAAACATAGTGAAGAAATGATCTCATTAGTACATTTTTCACCTTTATGATAAGTAGTCATTAGTGCATATGTAAAATAGATCTTTTCTCTACTTCTAGAGAAGTGGTTCTCAGATTTTACAATGTTAGTTTAGCAAAATAGTTATATATTGTACCATATTTAATgtggtttgattttttttcttgttttttaatcagaatgAAATAGTGCATGTCTTTGTTGGCATTTACCTAATTTGGCTAATTTAAAGTCAACCTTAATTTATATaacgcttttaacaatacagattgtgtcaaagcagctttacagtgttaaataggacaaatcaaacatttgtatttgtgacAAATATCAAAATGTGACACTGCATTTCatcattgattcagtgatgtcatcattcagctcagttcaaatagtatctgtGCTTTCAAGTTGACGATATCGCTGGAAATGAAGTGTTTTACCAAAATTCTACCAAATGACAtgaatttgctaaaaaaaaaaacccaaaaaaacacTTTGCTTAATTTACTGTacttactatttattttatctgtaataatatcttcaaaaaataattaattaattgcttGTGCAATTTCTTTGGTCTCCATAGGACTTCTAGGCACCCCCTCCCCttttttattggttaaataaaataattaacattaaaaaacacaaaataatttttcaaagtctcaagtgttttgtttttgcaataaaaaatgatatatatagcattctgcaaaatattaatattttaaatgtttctaataTTATGAATCTGTGGCAGTTATGTAACTTCACCATTACattactgtagtaaaaccattttataatctgtaaaaaaatatccatttttcattgagccattctcagatgcccaAAGTTTCAGGCAGCACTCAGGCCGCTTCATCCTTGTAGCCTGATTgacatgcttgttataacactcAGACCAAGTTCATAATCTCAACCGCCAAATTattttcgatgctggagcagggacaTCCATCttttagacaaaaaaatctccaattgagcgattgaggcgTTATTTGAGAATGAACATGACTAATCCATTGAATTTCACATCTTTTTGCTGTAggtgcagtggattacgtttgatCTGAAGGGAATTTTGCAGTTAAAATCAGACAATCCGTCTAGGAAGAGTTTTatgaactattaaaaatagcgaaaccatataatttttaattttggtgtccatttgaGGAAAATGTAcaggaaaaaagaaattattagtACAATTGCAAGacttttgtaatataaaaactaattagcATAACTGAGAGAAAACTATCAAAAAATGGGCagctaaagtaaataaatactgtgCAGTCATCTACAACAGAGGTCCACAACCACCGGGTCGCGACCCACTACCAGGCCGTGGAAGAATTGCTACCGGGTCGCAAGAACATTCTTGGGAAAATGTGTATAGATATGATGCTCTATTATTTATTGTGCATAAAtgattgttataattattaaatattttcgtTGTATGCGATTGATATGGAGTGGCAATTTGACTATTtcttgttaaattaataaataaaagactgcTCTGATCTGCCTTTTATCCTATTAGGGCTTAAACGGatcacagtttatttatttaaaaacaatggaaTGACCAAATAatccaaaacaataaaatgatcaaataacaATCTTTTATACTTAATATCTATCCCAACCTGTGCCTGTTGGATGAATCCTGCCACAGGCAGCCCCAACCTCTGGGTAGAGTTTAAGTCTGTCAATTAGCAGCATGACTGCAGCTGGCTGGAAATCAGTATCCCCATCCAGGGCCAAGACATATGTATTCTCACTCTCTTTCTAAGGAGCATTGAAAACATAGTATCAGCCAGGCTCttcatattttactatattactttctagaaaaaacagtaatgaagTCTAAAGTCAAGCCACCAACCTTCAGTCTCTTCTTGAGGGTATCCAGTTCTTTACTTTCCTCAAACTCTTTGAAGTACTGTCTGTTAAGTCTCCAGCCAAGAATGTAATACATGTACATTATCTGCGAACCCAGATGATTAGTGAATTTTTGGGTACAAAACATCTGTAGTGATGTTTTAACTGGATCTTTAATGAATACCTGAGACCATCTTTTTTTGTGACGGATTAGTGTCTTGTCTTTGAGGTGAACCATCATCAAATTGCCTTTAGGGAGGGTGTATTCCAGCCGACCCCCATAAGGGGTGTTTATGATCTTCTGGGGTGGTGGTGCTGCCTTCGGCTTGAACATGCATGGATCCTCTTCACTGAAAATGCTAATGTAAGTGCAGAATTGGTAGATTAGTTTTTGCACATAAGTGCTCAGTAAAAACAGATATAATTAGGGAAGATTCTTACATGTATACTTCTTTAATTACATCCACAAGAATTTCAGCATACTCATTTGCATGTCTTCTATTATCAACATTCTTGAAAGcgtcatcaaaataaatatgaaattcaAACTCGACATCATTCTCAACATTACTCTGTTCCATGGTCTTGGGCCTATATTTATCGAGCCTGGGAGTAAAAGAAATAGTATTGCAATTACAATTCACCTGATATTTTAACAAGTTGAGTAAGTGTAGTCTATATTTACCTGAACATAGAGATGATTATCTTCATCATTTCATCATAGGTCTCGTGCCACATTGTGGCACAAAGAAACACTTTGACGGTTTCTTTTGACTGAGgagtaaatgaaatatttataaagtCATTTCATATTAAGAAATCCAAAAGAAAATTTTTTTCAGAAGATAAAGTTCACAAAGAAAATTTAGGTGCAGACctatttttctcatttataaAGTCATTGGATAAGAAATACTCAGAGAGAATCCAAAAAAAATTTGGTCTTTCTCAGTTACTGGTTTTTGAAGAATCAGATGAGAGATAATTGAGTTCACATAGAAATGCTTTTGAAATGGGGTTTTATTGCAGACCTTATCTTAGCAGGTCTTATTCCAACATGAAATACTCAATACTGAttcagataataaaaaaaatctctaatatTGGCtgatacagtatctcacaaaaatgagtacacccctcacatttcagcaatgtttttagtatatcttcttaagGAACAATACTGTAGAAATGACACTTGGATATAtcttagagtagtcaatgtgcagcttgtatagtagtgtatatttactgtcccctaaaaataactcaacatacagccattattgtcaaaatagctggcaacaaaagtgagtacactctaagtgataacagcactatgtcatttaaccatgcaaagccacatgtcctattcatcatgttcatgtttttgtctgcttgacaggaccatacaaagttgtgtatcttgtattagagaagttcaaatttggtgctttgagtacaattctctcatactgaccactggatgttcaacaaggcacctcatggcaaagaattctctgaagatttgagaattagaatttttgctctccacaaagatgacctaggctataagaggttcagtgacaacagaggttttccaagatGGGTTCCATTCGGAATAGGCCTCTCAAGGTTCAATCAAGGAAGTTGAGTAcagaacctggcttcaaaaaacagatgcatgagtgctgcactgctttagaggttgcagaagtagaaggtctgcttgtcagtgctcagaccatacactgcacactgcaacaagtcggtttgcattggcgtcatccgagaaggaagcctcttctgaagctggcttacaagaaagcccacaaacagtttgctgaagacaacctgtccaagagcatgaattactggaaccatgtcctatCGTCTGATGAGACTAAAATAAACTcgtttggctcagatggtgtccaggatgtgtggtgatgccctggtgaggagtaccaagaaaattgtgtctctcctacagtccagcatggtggtggtactgtagcatcatggtctgggggctgcatgagtgctgctggtactggggagctgcggttcattgagggaaacatggattccattatgtactgtacatttctgaagcagaacatgatgccttcccttcagaaactgggGCCAAACagcagttttccaacatgataatgaccccaaacacaccaccaagatgacaattgccttgctgaggaaggtgcaggtgaaggtgatctgacctgaaccctgttgagcacctatggggcatcctcaagtGGAGAAacaccatgtgtctaacatccagcagctccatgatgtcattatagaggatttgaagaggatcccagcaacaacctgtgcagctctggtgaattccatgtgcagaatgattaaggcagtgctagataacaatggtttgacacaaaatattgacactttggacacagttttgacaagttcacttagggtgtactcacttttgttgccagctgttttgacaataatggctgtatgtcattttatttttaggggacagtaaatatacactgctatactagctgcacattgactactctaaaatatatccaagtttcatttctatagtattgtcccttgagaagatatactaaaatgattgctgaaatgtgagatacttttgtgagatactgtatattACTGATATATGCAACTATACTAAGAAAGTGAAAACATTTACCTCAGATTCTTGATTTTCTTTCTGATTTCAAAACGGGTGTTCAGCAACATGGACTGTTCCATAAACGCTCCTTCATATGTGCGTCGCACAAACAGATCTTGTGTTCTTTCTATTCGATGGATCTTCAGGTACCAGATGTAAA belongs to Labeo rohita strain BAU-BD-2019 unplaced genomic scaffold, IGBB_LRoh.1.0 scaffold_199, whole genome shotgun sequence and includes:
- the LOC127159213 gene encoding chitin synthase chs-1-like, producing MWHETYDEMMKIIISMFRLDKYRPKTMEQSNVENDVEFEFHIYFDDAFKNVDNRRHANEYAEILVDVIKEVYIIFSEEDPCMFKPKAAPPPQKIINTPYGGRLEYTLPKGNLMMVHLKDKTLIRHKKRWSQIMYMYYILGWRLNRQYFKEFEESKELDTLKKRLKKESENTYVLALDGDTDFQPAAVMLLIDRLKLYPEVGAACGRIHPTGTGPMVWYQKFEYAVGHWLQKTAEHVFGCVLCSPGCFSLFRGAALMDDNVMKRYTTKATEASHHVQYDQGEDRWLCTLMLQQGWRVEYNAASDAYTNAPQDFKEFYNQRRRWGPSTMANTIDLLGSGELTSQKNSSISKPYILYQIISMAASILGPATVCLMISGSFVFIFKMDKNVALVLAIAPPTIYLILCFKLKSDTQITVAAIMSTLYAFIMAGTILSIIGDLVRQQTFLTPSGLFIISMVALYIITAALHPQEFSLVVYGLLYFICIPSGYLLLIIYSIVNMNNVSWGTRESGGQAKTTAVDTIKKKIMNATCCKCPCLKTEEQSEEIIPAETIPQRETTPQRETTPQRETTPQRYDEMDFWEELRKKYLEPLKENKEQQEKIANDLKELRNRAVIETITQSRVPSTRQAYALRWGLFVDWCSSRGEDPQRSYHDAVDGTSLGKHQLIVRFLRGARRVNPPRPHPIPSWDLSVALQGLREAPFEPLAIYTVIHFVAYSDTEFKSYRKKSRRVVQTPHSNHQQETQPDSHHQTMP